The Acidobacteriota bacterium genome includes a region encoding these proteins:
- a CDS encoding DUF177 domain-containing protein translates to MAARLVEREMHLQLDQARNGPLRWHEHLESAAACSGKDGAGRDGAIVLGSVDCEGSLVFVGPDYLLEGTLHYRQRLHCDRCLTAYEQEVDLPLAFVVTNRHDDVSATDDGAGARELEPEDLSTLSAVEGAVDLAVLVREQVELNLPMKPICDPSCRGLCPQCGADRKREVCTCAGERPDPRWSGLEAIRERLGGV, encoded by the coding sequence GTGGAACGTGAGATGCACCTGCAGCTCGACCAAGCCCGCAACGGTCCGCTGCGCTGGCATGAACACCTCGAATCGGCCGCTGCCTGTTCCGGGAAGGACGGGGCCGGGCGGGACGGGGCGATCGTGCTGGGCAGCGTCGACTGCGAGGGCAGTCTTGTCTTCGTCGGCCCGGACTACCTGCTGGAGGGGACACTTCACTACAGGCAGAGGCTCCACTGTGATCGCTGCCTGACCGCGTACGAGCAGGAAGTTGACCTGCCGCTCGCCTTCGTCGTGACGAATCGGCATGACGATGTCTCCGCGACCGACGACGGCGCCGGTGCGCGCGAACTCGAGCCGGAGGACCTTTCGACGCTCAGTGCGGTAGAGGGGGCGGTCGACCTGGCCGTGCTGGTCCGGGAACAGGTGGAGCTCAACCTGCCGATGAAACCGATCTGCGATCCGTCCTGCCGCGGACTCTGCCCGCAGTGTGGAGCCGACCGCAAGAGGGAAGTCTGCACCTGCGCCGGGGAACGGCCGGACCCGCGCTGGTCGGGGCTGGAGGCGATCCGCGAACGACTTGGCGGAGTATGA
- the rpmF gene encoding 50S ribosomal protein L32 encodes MANPKRRHSKARRDRRRSHDYLKRPAGSVCPNCGETKLPHRACSHCGHYRGRDVVDMEDVL; translated from the coding sequence ATGGCAAATCCCAAACGGCGGCATTCGAAGGCGCGCCGTGACCGCAGGCGGTCGCATGACTACTTGAAGCGGCCGGCGGGGTCAGTGTGCCCGAATTGCGGCGAAACGAAACTTCCTCACCGCGCCTGCAGTCACTGCGGTCACTACCGCGGTCGCGACGTGGTCGACATGGAGGACGTGCTGTAG